One window of Stenotrophomonas indicatrix genomic DNA carries:
- the glpK gene encoding glycerol kinase GlpK, giving the protein MTPRYVLAIDQGTTSSRAILFDRSGDIVGSAQREFAQLFPQPGWVEHDPREILTSVYATITELLSREQIDPRHIAALGITNQRETTVVWDRASGQPIHNAIVWQSRQSQAICERLKSGGHEALIRERTGLLIDAYFSATKIRWILDHVEGAQQRAERGELLFGTIDSWLVWNLSGGQAHVTDYSNAARTLLFNIHTLEWDDDLLALLGIPRAMLPQVRDSSSVYAHTRPQFFFDHPIPIAGIAGDQQAALFGQACFQPGMVKNTYGTGCFMLMHTGTQAVRSRNGLLTTIAWGLDGKVEYALEGSIFVAGSVVQWLRDGLRMIDRAGDSQALAVQVPDCAGVYLVPAFVGLGAPYWRSDVRGAMFGLTRGTRKAHFVRAALEAMAYQTRDVLDAMQSDAGISLSELRADGGAIGNDFLAGFQADILGVPLLRPRLTETTALGAAYLAGLAVGFWESREQIAAQWGLDRRFEPQMAVARREKLYAGWQQAVAATLAFHVD; this is encoded by the coding sequence ATGACGCCCCGCTACGTGCTGGCCATCGACCAGGGAACCACCAGTTCGCGTGCGATCCTGTTCGATCGTAGCGGCGACATCGTCGGCAGCGCGCAGCGCGAGTTCGCCCAGTTGTTCCCACAGCCGGGCTGGGTCGAGCATGACCCGCGCGAGATCCTGACCAGCGTCTATGCCACGATCACCGAACTGCTCAGCCGCGAACAGATCGATCCCCGCCACATCGCGGCACTGGGCATCACCAACCAGCGCGAAACCACCGTGGTCTGGGACCGCGCCAGCGGCCAGCCGATCCACAACGCCATCGTCTGGCAGTCGCGGCAGAGCCAGGCGATCTGCGAGCGGCTGAAGTCCGGCGGCCACGAAGCGCTGATCCGCGAACGCACCGGCCTGCTGATCGACGCCTATTTCTCGGCCACCAAGATCCGCTGGATCCTCGATCACGTCGAAGGCGCGCAGCAGCGGGCCGAACGTGGCGAGCTGCTGTTCGGCACCATCGACAGCTGGCTGGTGTGGAATCTCAGCGGTGGCCAGGCGCACGTGACCGACTACAGCAACGCCGCGCGCACGCTGCTGTTCAACATCCATACCCTGGAATGGGACGATGACCTGCTGGCACTGCTGGGCATCCCGCGCGCGATGCTGCCGCAGGTGCGTGATTCCAGTTCGGTGTATGCGCACACGCGCCCGCAGTTCTTCTTCGACCACCCGATCCCGATTGCCGGCATCGCCGGCGACCAGCAGGCCGCGCTGTTCGGCCAGGCCTGCTTCCAGCCAGGCATGGTCAAGAACACCTATGGCACCGGCTGCTTCATGCTGATGCACACCGGCACGCAGGCCGTGCGCTCGCGCAATGGCCTGCTGACCACCATTGCCTGGGGCCTGGATGGAAAGGTGGAATACGCGCTGGAGGGATCGATCTTCGTCGCCGGCTCGGTGGTGCAGTGGCTGCGCGACGGCCTGCGTATGATCGATCGCGCCGGCGACAGCCAGGCCTTGGCCGTACAGGTGCCGGACTGCGCAGGGGTATATCTGGTACCGGCCTTCGTCGGCCTGGGTGCACCGTACTGGCGCAGCGACGTACGCGGTGCGATGTTCGGCCTGACCCGTGGCACCCGCAAGGCCCACTTCGTGCGGGCGGCGCTGGAAGCGATGGCCTACCAGACCCGCGACGTACTGGACGCGATGCAGTCCGATGCGGGCATCTCGCTCAGTGAACTGCGCGCCGATGGCGGCGCGATCGGCAACGACTTCCTCGCCGGCTTCCAGGCCGACATCCTCGGCGTGCCGCTGCTGCGCCCGCGGCTGACCGAGACCACCGCGCTGGGGGCGGCCTACCTGGCGGGGCTGGCGGTCGGTTTCTGGGAAAGCCGCGAGCAGATCGCGGCACAGTGGGGGCTGGATCGCCGCTTCGAACCGCAGATGGCGGTAGCCCGGCGCGAGAAACTCTACGCCGGATGGCAGCAGGCAGTGGCCGCCACCCTCGCCTTCCACGTCGATTGA
- a CDS encoding MetQ/NlpA family ABC transporter substrate-binding protein yields MKKTLLLPLFAAALALTACGKSGEPSQKLVVAATAVPHAEILEVVKPILKQEGVELDVRVFNDYVQPNDQLVQKQVDANYFQTEPYLDAYNRDRKTDLTKVVGVHIEPFGAYSRKIKSLAELREGADVVIPNDPSNNSRALILLHKAGVIELKDPTNALATQRDIVSNPKNLKFRELDSAMLPRVLDQVDLALINTNYALDAGLNPTKDALAIESKDSPYVNFLVARPDNKDDARVQKLAKALTSPQVKTFIETKYKGAVLPAF; encoded by the coding sequence ATGAAGAAGACCCTGTTGCTGCCCCTGTTCGCCGCTGCGCTGGCACTGACCGCCTGCGGCAAGTCCGGCGAGCCTTCGCAGAAGCTGGTGGTGGCCGCCACCGCCGTGCCGCATGCCGAGATCCTGGAAGTGGTCAAGCCGATCCTCAAGCAGGAAGGCGTGGAGCTGGACGTGCGCGTGTTCAACGACTACGTGCAGCCCAACGACCAGCTGGTGCAGAAGCAGGTGGATGCCAACTACTTCCAGACCGAGCCGTACCTGGACGCCTACAACCGTGATCGCAAGACCGACCTGACCAAGGTGGTGGGCGTGCACATCGAGCCGTTCGGTGCTTACTCGCGCAAGATCAAGTCGCTGGCCGAGCTGCGTGAAGGAGCCGATGTGGTGATCCCCAACGACCCGAGCAACAACAGCCGCGCGTTGATCCTGCTGCACAAGGCTGGCGTGATCGAGCTGAAAGACCCGACCAATGCGCTGGCCACCCAGCGCGACATCGTGTCCAACCCGAAGAACCTGAAGTTCCGCGAGCTGGATTCGGCCATGCTGCCGCGCGTGCTGGACCAGGTCGATCTGGCCCTGATCAACACCAACTATGCGCTGGATGCCGGTCTGAACCCGACCAAGGACGCGCTGGCGATCGAGAGCAAGGACTCGCCGTACGTGAATTTCCTGGTCGCCCGCCCGGACAACAAGGATGATGCCCGCGTGCAGAAGCTGGCCAAGGCGCTGACCAGCCCGCAGGTGAAGACCTTCATCGAGACCAAGTACAAGGGCGCGGTGCTGCCGGCGTTCTGA
- a CDS encoding helix-turn-helix transcriptional regulator translates to MDRYERITALHRLLKSARYPVTVATLQDKLGCSRATVYRDLAFLRDALMAPIEGDGEAGFRYLADESDRFELPGLWLSSEELHALLASQHLLARTGGGVLSSVLAPLQQRIESLLAAQAGVSSWPVDRVRVIPHRGRKFDEASFRSVASAVLERKQLGFEYRARSTDEATKRTVSPQRLTHYRDNWYLDGWDHDREALRSFAVDRIYKARVIDSTARDVADSELDEQLGASYGIFSGAPKGWATILFSAKAARWVADEHWHSKQQGRFLADGRYELKVPYSVSRELLMDVLHYGSDAEIVEPMMLREQAKALLELALTNYEKS, encoded by the coding sequence ATGGACCGATACGAACGCATCACCGCCCTGCATCGTCTGCTCAAGTCCGCACGCTATCCGGTGACGGTGGCGACCCTGCAGGACAAGCTCGGTTGCTCCCGGGCCACCGTCTACCGCGACCTGGCGTTCCTGCGCGATGCGCTGATGGCGCCGATCGAGGGCGATGGCGAGGCCGGCTTCCGCTACCTGGCCGACGAGAGCGACCGCTTCGAGCTGCCCGGCCTATGGCTGAGCTCGGAGGAACTGCACGCGCTGCTGGCCTCGCAGCACCTGCTGGCCCGTACCGGCGGTGGCGTGCTGTCTTCGGTGCTGGCGCCGCTGCAGCAGCGCATCGAAAGCCTGCTGGCCGCCCAGGCCGGTGTTTCCAGCTGGCCGGTGGACCGGGTCCGGGTGATTCCGCACCGTGGCCGCAAGTTCGATGAAGCCAGCTTCCGTTCGGTGGCCTCGGCGGTGCTGGAACGCAAGCAGCTGGGCTTTGAATACCGTGCCCGCTCGACCGACGAAGCGACCAAGCGCACGGTATCGCCGCAGCGGCTGACCCACTACCGCGACAACTGGTATCTGGACGGCTGGGACCATGATCGCGAGGCCCTGCGCAGCTTCGCGGTGGACCGCATCTACAAGGCGCGGGTGATCGACAGCACCGCCCGTGATGTTGCCGACAGCGAGCTGGACGAGCAGCTGGGCGCCAGCTACGGCATCTTCTCCGGTGCGCCGAAGGGCTGGGCAACCATCCTGTTCAGTGCCAAGGCCGCGCGCTGGGTGGCCGACGAACACTGGCACTCCAAGCAGCAGGGCCGCTTCCTCGCGGACGGCCGCTACGAACTGAAGGTGCCTTACAGCGTGTCGCGCGAACTGTTGATGGACGTGTTGCATTACGGGTCCGATGCCGAGATCGTCGAGCCGATGATGCTGCGCGAGCAGGCCAAGGCATTGCTGGAACTGGCCCTGACCAACTACGAAAAATCCTGA
- a CDS encoding outer membrane lipoprotein carrier protein LolA, whose amino-acid sequence MRRLSVLPLLACLLLAACDRTPAPTGTATPVPAADPAQAVLSASQRFAALRSFHAELEVLGAQQPVRTAMDFVAPDRFRVQTPAGPQVIIGDTMFLQTDDAIRQVPTPPGLLEQWRSPLPADIPAQALQAEDLGEQTLDGVSTRHYRLRGATAGERLEYWVDAQGLPRQIVRSGHNNGKPFQLRLRYSRFNDPALQVDLP is encoded by the coding sequence ATGCGCCGGTTGTCTGTCCTGCCCCTGCTGGCCTGCCTGCTGCTGGCCGCCTGCGACCGCACACCGGCGCCCACCGGTACTGCAACGCCCGTCCCCGCTGCCGATCCGGCACAGGCGGTGCTGTCTGCCAGCCAGCGGTTTGCCGCCCTGCGCAGCTTCCACGCCGAGCTGGAGGTGCTGGGCGCGCAGCAACCGGTACGTACCGCGATGGACTTCGTCGCCCCGGACCGCTTCCGGGTGCAGACCCCTGCCGGGCCGCAGGTGATCATCGGCGACACCATGTTCCTGCAGACCGACGATGCGATCCGCCAGGTACCGACCCCGCCAGGGCTGCTGGAGCAATGGCGCAGCCCGCTGCCCGCCGATATCCCCGCCCAGGCCCTGCAGGCCGAAGACCTGGGCGAGCAGACGCTGGATGGGGTCAGCACGCGCCACTACCGCCTGCGTGGCGCCACCGCCGGTGAACGCCTGGAGTACTGGGTGGATGCGCAGGGCCTGCCACGGCAGATCGTGCGCAGTGGCCACAACAACGGCAAACCCTTCCAGCTGCGGCTGCGCTACTCGCGCTTCAACGATCCTGCCCTGCAGGTCGACCTGCCCTGA